From Campylobacter pinnipediorum subsp. caledonicus:
GTCATCAAAACTTAAACTTCCCTTAGAATAATTTGTTACCTTGCTTTCAAAGAAATTAGACTTTTGATCATTAAATTTAGAAAAATCATCCACCCATTTTATAGGATGTTTTGCATTATAAATTCTTTTTAATCCAATAGCAACCAAACGCTGATCCACAAGATAATGAATATACTCCTGTATGATATCATCAGTAAAGCCCATGATTTGATTTTGAGTTATATATTTACCCCATTTTATCTCTAAATCACCAGCTTTTTTAAACATATCATATATGGTTTCTTCAACCTCGGCAGTAAAAAGCTCAGGTCTTTCATTTCTTACAGAGTTTATCATGTTTTGAAACAAAAGCAAATGTGTTATCTCATCTCTTTGAATAAATCTTATCATCTGAGCCGAACCAAGCATTTTTCCAGCTCTAGCAAGTGCATATATCGCTGTGAATCCGCTATAAAAATATATTCCTTCTAAAATTTGATTTGCAACCATAGCAAGCAAAAGCTTAACATCAGTAACCTCTCCTGCTAATTCCTCATACAAGCCAGAAATATAGTCATTTTTCTCTCTTAAAACATCATCGTGTTTTTCCATCTCATAAATAAGGTCTGTATTATCAGATATAGCCTCTACCATAACCGCGTAAGACTTGCTGTGGTTTGCCTCTTCGTAAGCTTGACGAGCCAAACAGGCATTTATCTCAGGTGCTGTTATATATGGATTTATATTATCTGCTAGGTTATTTGTTTGAAAACTATCCATTGATATAAGCTGACTCCATACTAGATCATACATTCTTCTTTCCGCTTGTGTTAAATTATAATTATAATCCCTAACATCAGCACTAACGTCAACCTCTTTTGGAAACCAAGTGTTTGCTTCCATTAAATCCCAAAGCTTTAAAGCCCACTGATATTTTGCTTTTGTGAAATTTAGTATCCCGTGAGGATTTCCGTTAAACACTCTTCTATCAGTTAGAGTTTCGTTTGATTTTGGGTTATAAATCTTTTTTCTTTCCATGTTTTTACCTTAAATTTATTATAAATTTTGCAAGATTTTACCAAAATATAATTAAAATAAACACAGATAAAATATAATCACATTAGGATTTCAATATGATTTTTTTAGCACAAACAGATACAACAGCTGGATTTTTAAGTAAAAATGCAAATGAAATAAATAAAATAAAAAATAGACAATTAGACAAACCTTGTGTCATAACAACATCTAAATTTAAAATTTTATCAGAACTAACAAGAGTGCCAAATAAATTTAAAAACAGGATTAGAAAATCAAAAAAAACAACTTTCTTATATCCAAATTTAAAAGCCATAAGAGTTATAAAAGATGGTAGACACTCTAATTTTTTGGATTTGCACGGATGGATGTTTTCTAGTTCTGCAAATTTACATGAAAAACCTTTTGATGAAGCATGGGCGAGAAGCGTTGCTGATGTCGTTGTTGATGAAAATTTTAAAAACAATAGTCCATCTAAAATTTTAAAAGTTTCAATTAGTAACATCAAACAACTAAGATAAAATTATTAATTTAAAATTAAACTAAAAAAAATTATAGGCATGTTAATATTTAAAATATAAATTTCAAAAAATAAGGAGATGTCTAGCATGAGTGCTTATATAAATAAAATTTTAGAAGATTTAAAAAAATCGTGCATCGGACAAGAGGTTTTTATACAAGCGGCAACAGAGGTTCTTTCTAGCCTTGAGCCACTACTAAACAGTGATAAAAAATATGAAAAACATGCTATTTTAGAAAGAATAACAATCCCCGAGCGTGTTGTAAGCTTTAGAGTTACCTATGTAGATGACAATGGAAAACCACGGGTAAATAATGGCTATAGAGTTCAGTTTAATTCAGCAATTGGACCATATAAAGGTGGTCTTAGATTTCATCCAAGTGTAAATTTAGGCGTTTTAAAATTTTTAGGATTTGAACAAATTTTTAAAAACTCACTAACAGGTGTAAGCATGGGTGGCGGAAAAGGCGGAAGTGATTTTGATCCAAAGGGAAAGAGTGATAACGAAATTATGAGATTTTGCCAAAACTTTATGAGTGAATTATATCGCCACATAGGAAATACAACAGATGTCCCGGCTGGAGATATCGGTGTTGGAGGTCGTGAGATAGGATATCTTTTCGGACAATACAAAAAAATAACTGGTCTTTATGATGGAATTTTGACAGGCAAAGGTCTAAACTGGGGTGGAAGCTTAGCAAGAACGCAAGCAACCGGATATGGCTCTGTGTATTTTATAAACAACATGCTTAAAAAAGCTGGTCTTGGGCTAGAAGGTAAAAAATGTGCCGTAAGTGGCTCTGGCAATGTTGCTATATATACAGTTGAAAAACTAAAACAACTTGGAGCAACAGCTATAACAGTATCTGATTCAAACGGCTTTGTATATGACCCTGATGGTATTGATGTGGCACTTCTTAAAGAACTTAAAGAGATAAAAAGAGCTAGGCTTAGCGAATATGTAAAATCAAAACCAAATGCAAAATACACACCTAGCACAGAATATAAAGCTGGAACAAATGGTGTTTGGAGTGTTCCTTGCGATGGCGCATTCCCAAGTGCTACCCAAAATGAACTAAACTTAGAAGATATAAAAACGCTATATGCTAATGGTTGCCGTTTTGTTTGTGAGGGTGCAAATATGCCAAGCACACTTGAAGCTATTGACTTTATGCTAGCACAAAAAGATTTTTACTTTGCTCCTGCTAAGGCTGCAAATGCTGGTGGTGTTGCAACAAGTGGTCTTGAAATGATGCAAAATGCAGGCATGACTTCTTGGAGCTTTGATGAAGTTGATACAAAATTACAAGGCATAATGAAACACATTTTTGAACTTTCTTATGAAACAAGTAAAGAATTTGGACAAGAAGGAAATATAGTATTAGGTTCTAATATAGCTGGATTTAGAAAAGTTGCTGATGCTATGATAGATCAAGGATACCTATAAGATAAAATTTGGATGTGAGACTACCACATCCAAATAATCTTTATTGGAGAAAATAATCAAAGACGATTATTTTTTAAAATCAGCGTAATTATATGTCTAATTTTCTTAAAATATTATAATTTATATTTATAAAATATATAAATTATATTTTTAATCTAAAACATTGTAAAAAAACCGCAACATATAAATTATCAAATAACCACAAAATAAATTATTAAGTATTGTTTAAAAACCATTTAGATAAAATCGTGCTTAGTTCTTTTAATGTAAAAAAGACAATTTGATATAAAAAGGAAATTTGTAAAATGAGCGAAATAATCGCATATAAACTAAATGGTGAGATAATAGACACTCAAAGTATAGCTGGAAGAGAAAATCTGGCTGAGCCTATATATTTTGACAACTCAAAAGATGCACTACATGTGATAAGACACTCCTGTGCACACTTAATGGCAGAAGCCATCAAGTCAATATACCCAGAAGCTAAGTTTTTCGTAGGTCCAAATGTTGAAGATGGATTTTATTATGATTTTAGAGTAGATGAAAACGGAACGAAACTTGGTGAAAGTGATCTTGACGTTATAGAAAAAAAGATGAAAGAGTTAGCTGACAAAAGAAATGATATAGTAAAAACTAGTTCAACAAAATCAGCAATGACTGAAAAATTTAAAAACGATGATTTAAAACAGGAAGTATTAAAAAGAATTCCAGATGGCGAAGTAAGTAGCTACTCTCAGGGTGAATTTGAAGACCTATGTAGAGGACCACATGTTCCAAATACAAAATTTTTAAGATTTTTTAAACTAACTCGTGTAGCTGGTGCATATCTTGGTGGTGATGAAAACAGAGAGATGTTAAATAGAATTTACGGAACCGCATATGCAGACAAAGAGAGCCTAAAAGAGCATATCCGTATAATAGAAGAAGCAAAAAAACGCGACCATAGAAGACTTGGTGTGGATATGAAATTATTCGCATTTGATGAAGAGATCGGTGGTGGACTTGCTATGTGGTTACCAAATGGTGGAAGATTGCGCTCTAAATTAGAACAACTTTTATACAAAGCACACAGAGAACGCGGGTATGAGCCCGTTCGTGGTCCAGAGCTTTTAAAAGCGGATGTTTGGAAAAAAAGCGGACACTATGCAAACTACAAAGAAAATATGTACTTTACAACCATAGATGATGCCGAGTATGGAATAAAACCAATGAACTGTGTAGGACATATAAAAGTTTATCAAACAGATATAAGATCTTATAGAGATTTACCACTTAAATTTTTTGAATACGGAGTAGTTCATAGACACGAAAAAAGTGGTGTTTTACATGGATTGTTTAGAGTAAGAGAATTTGCACAGGATGACTCTCATATATTTTGTATGCCTAGCCAGAT
This genomic window contains:
- a CDS encoding ribonucleotide-diphosphate reductase subunit beta gives rise to the protein MERKKIYNPKSNETLTDRRVFNGNPHGILNFTKAKYQWALKLWDLMEANTWFPKEVDVSADVRDYNYNLTQAERRMYDLVWSQLISMDSFQTNNLADNINPYITAPEINACLARQAYEEANHSKSYAVMVEAISDNTDLIYEMEKHDDVLREKNDYISGLYEELAGEVTDVKLLLAMVANQILEGIYFYSGFTAIYALARAGKMLGSAQMIRFIQRDEITHLLLFQNMINSVRNERPELFTAEVEETIYDMFKKAGDLEIKWGKYITQNQIMGFTDDIIQEYIHYLVDQRLVAIGLKRIYNAKHPIKWVDDFSKFNDQKSNFFESKVTNYSKGSLSFDDF
- a CDS encoding Sua5 YciO YrdC YwlC family protein, which translates into the protein MIFLAQTDTTAGFLSKNANEINKIKNRQLDKPCVITTSKFKILSELTRVPNKFKNRIRKSKKTTFLYPNLKAIRVIKDGRHSNFLDLHGWMFSSSANLHEKPFDEAWARSVADVVVDENFKNNSPSKILKVSISNIKQLR
- the gdhA gene encoding NADP-specific glutamate dehydrogenase, translating into MSAYINKILEDLKKSCIGQEVFIQAATEVLSSLEPLLNSDKKYEKHAILERITIPERVVSFRVTYVDDNGKPRVNNGYRVQFNSAIGPYKGGLRFHPSVNLGVLKFLGFEQIFKNSLTGVSMGGGKGGSDFDPKGKSDNEIMRFCQNFMSELYRHIGNTTDVPAGDIGVGGREIGYLFGQYKKITGLYDGILTGKGLNWGGSLARTQATGYGSVYFINNMLKKAGLGLEGKKCAVSGSGNVAIYTVEKLKQLGATAITVSDSNGFVYDPDGIDVALLKELKEIKRARLSEYVKSKPNAKYTPSTEYKAGTNGVWSVPCDGAFPSATQNELNLEDIKTLYANGCRFVCEGANMPSTLEAIDFMLAQKDFYFAPAKAANAGGVATSGLEMMQNAGMTSWSFDEVDTKLQGIMKHIFELSYETSKEFGQEGNIVLGSNIAGFRKVADAMIDQGYL
- the thrS gene encoding threonine--tRNA ligase; this encodes MSEIIAYKLNGEIIDTQSIAGRENLAEPIYFDNSKDALHVIRHSCAHLMAEAIKSIYPEAKFFVGPNVEDGFYYDFRVDENGTKLGESDLDVIEKKMKELADKRNDIVKTSSTKSAMTEKFKNDDLKQEVLKRIPDGEVSSYSQGEFEDLCRGPHVPNTKFLRFFKLTRVAGAYLGGDENREMLNRIYGTAYADKESLKEHIRIIEEAKKRDHRRLGVDMKLFAFDEEIGGGLAMWLPNGGRLRSKLEQLLYKAHRERGYEPVRGPELLKADVWKKSGHYANYKENMYFTTIDDAEYGIKPMNCVGHIKVYQTDIRSYRDLPLKFFEYGVVHRHEKSGVLHGLFRVREFAQDDSHIFCMPSQIKENILEILKFAGAIMKSFGFEYEMEISTKPAKAIGDDEIWEVATKALKEALDENGFKYGIDEGGGAFYGPKIDIKITDALKRKWQCGTIQVDFNLPERFDLGYIDSNNERQRPVMLHRALLGSFERFIGILLEHTAGELPFFIAPTQVVIVPISDTHLDYAKQIASELRKINVDSEVASKNESLNKRIRTAEKQKVPMIVVIGDSEVANKTVALRDRQARTQSDMSLVDFINLTKEKLSEVHF